A stretch of Nonomuraea africana DNA encodes these proteins:
- a CDS encoding HAD family hydrolase, giving the protein MGKSVGFDLDMTLADTRTGIAAVYDELAVRLGVVIDSAAVISRLGPPLEVELANWLPAGDVPAAAALFRELYPATALPLHIAMDGAHAAIKAVRAAGGRVIVVTGKNVHDARRTVDLLGFDVDEVVGSVFGADKGGALASFGAAAYVGDHVADIEAARAGGAVSVTVATGPYTVGELRDHGADVALSDLTEFAAWFADWN; this is encoded by the coding sequence GTGGGGAAATCAGTGGGGTTTGACCTCGATATGACGTTGGCCGACACCAGAACGGGTATCGCGGCCGTCTATGACGAGCTGGCCGTACGGCTGGGCGTGGTCATCGACAGCGCGGCGGTGATCAGCAGGCTCGGCCCTCCGCTCGAGGTGGAGCTGGCCAACTGGCTCCCCGCAGGCGACGTCCCCGCCGCCGCGGCGCTCTTCAGGGAGCTCTATCCCGCCACCGCCCTCCCGCTGCACATCGCCATGGACGGCGCGCACGCGGCGATCAAGGCCGTGCGCGCGGCGGGCGGCCGGGTGATCGTCGTGACGGGGAAGAACGTCCACGACGCGAGAAGGACGGTCGACCTGCTCGGCTTCGACGTGGACGAGGTCGTCGGATCGGTGTTCGGCGCGGACAAGGGCGGGGCGCTCGCCAGTTTCGGCGCGGCGGCCTATGTTGGAGACCACGTCGCGGACATCGAGGCGGCGCGAGCCGGAGGCGCCGTCAGCGTGACGGTCGCGACGGGCCCCTACACCGTGGGAGAGCTGCGTGATCACGGAGCCGATGTGGCGCTGTCGGATCTGACCGAGTTCGCCGCCTGGTTCGCCGACTGGAATTAA
- the thpR gene encoding RNA 2',3'-cyclic phosphodiesterase yields MRLFAAILPPPEILDEVAAALAPRIRVVEGLRWVDRSTWHLTLAFYGEVADRSLPDLEVRLARAAARHPVKRLAFAGAGAFAKRVFWVGITGDPLVRLADSAAAAGRRAGAVQTDEKRFHAHLTLARARHPTDLRPLVEALSSFAGSPWWADSIHLMRSHPGSAVRYESLGHWALAPAERS; encoded by the coding sequence GTGAGACTGTTCGCCGCGATCCTGCCGCCGCCCGAGATCCTCGACGAGGTGGCCGCCGCGCTGGCCCCGCGTATCCGGGTGGTGGAGGGCCTGCGCTGGGTCGATCGCTCCACCTGGCACCTCACGCTCGCCTTCTACGGCGAGGTCGCCGACCGCTCCCTGCCCGACCTCGAGGTACGGCTGGCCCGCGCCGCCGCCCGTCACCCCGTCAAGCGCCTGGCCTTCGCGGGCGCGGGCGCCTTCGCCAAACGGGTCTTCTGGGTCGGCATCACGGGCGACCCCCTCGTCCGGCTGGCCGACTCGGCCGCCGCGGCGGGGCGTCGCGCGGGAGCCGTACAGACTGACGAGAAGCGCTTCCACGCCCACCTCACGCTCGCCCGCGCCAGGCACCCCACGGACCTCCGCCCGTTGGTGGAGGCCCTGTCGTCCTTCGCGGGGTCACCGTGGTGGGCCGATTCGATCCACCTCATGCGCAGCCATCCGGGCTCGGCGGTGAGGTACGAGTCACTCGGACATTGGGCGCTCGCACCCGCCGAGCGGAGCTAG
- a CDS encoding cold-shock protein codes for MPSGKVKWYDADKGFGFLTRDDGGEVFVHSSALPTGAEPLKPGQKVEFGVAEGRRGQQALSVRILEQPPTLAKTVKPKGKRKKPDEMVVIVEDLIKLLDTISESYQRGKHPDAAHSKKIAQVLRAVADDLD; via the coding sequence GTGCCGAGTGGCAAGGTCAAGTGGTACGACGCCGACAAGGGTTTCGGCTTCCTCACCCGCGACGACGGCGGTGAGGTCTTCGTCCATTCCTCCGCGCTTCCCACTGGCGCGGAGCCGCTAAAGCCCGGACAAAAGGTCGAGTTCGGCGTGGCCGAGGGCCGGAGGGGGCAGCAGGCGCTGTCGGTGCGCATTCTCGAGCAGCCCCCGACCCTGGCGAAGACGGTCAAGCCGAAGGGCAAGCGGAAGAAGCCCGACGAGATGGTCGTGATCGTCGAGGACCTCATCAAGCTGCTCGACACCATCTCCGAGTCGTACCAGCGGGGCAAGCACCCCGACGCCGCGCACTCCAAGAAGATCGCCCAGGTGCTGCGCGCGGTGGCCGACGACCTCGACTGA
- a CDS encoding MFS transporter, whose product MLAEAGRASIRAGRRTARGTRRVGLATASGAQRVGHATRRLTHAHGADRTGLGRLIELTAANSAGDSLVTLALAGTIFFGLPVNEARGQVALYLVITMIPFAVVAPFVGPVLDRFRSGRRYVMAGTLFARGLLCFAMAAAVGPGDVLTLFAGALGVLVLSKAYHVSRAAIMPSVLPADITLVSANARVALFSLVAAGIAVPAAAGLTAWLGAAWVLRIAMVVFLVLGVFAVRLPRHVDSPDLDEEEGGERARWRTLLNVGPAVTEAMRANAAIRFFSGFLLFYLLFLVQDEHLKDLPATTTIALLAAAAGLGGLAGAAVANWARNHSPQLIVLLTLAVTTVTAGVTAFLFGLWAAVAVALVAAFAQELGKLALDAIVQREIGEEVRSSTFGVVEALLQLAWVFGGLIGLLVSDWSAGPGGLTGLTVVLALALGWLVVRRRVRVRARAAKVSASTAAKDPTATTKPLTNPHSG is encoded by the coding sequence GTGTTGGCCGAAGCCGGCCGCGCGTCCATTCGTGCAGGCCGCAGGACGGCGCGCGGCACCCGGCGCGTGGGTCTGGCCACCGCGAGCGGCGCCCAGCGGGTGGGGCACGCCACGCGCCGGCTTACGCACGCCCACGGCGCCGACCGCACCGGCCTCGGCAGGTTGATCGAGCTGACGGCCGCCAACAGCGCGGGCGACTCCCTCGTCACCCTGGCCCTGGCCGGCACGATCTTCTTCGGCCTGCCGGTCAACGAGGCACGCGGTCAGGTGGCGCTCTACCTGGTGATCACGATGATCCCGTTCGCGGTGGTCGCGCCGTTCGTCGGTCCTGTGCTCGACAGGTTCAGATCGGGCCGCCGCTACGTGATGGCGGGCACGCTGTTCGCCAGGGGCCTGCTGTGCTTCGCCATGGCCGCGGCCGTGGGTCCGGGCGACGTGCTGACGCTCTTCGCGGGCGCGCTGGGCGTGCTCGTGCTGTCGAAGGCCTACCACGTCTCCCGCGCCGCGATCATGCCGAGCGTGCTGCCCGCCGACATCACGCTGGTCAGCGCCAACGCGAGGGTGGCGCTGTTCTCCCTGGTCGCGGCGGGCATCGCGGTGCCCGCGGCGGCCGGCCTCACCGCCTGGCTCGGCGCGGCGTGGGTGCTGCGCATCGCGATGGTGGTCTTCCTGGTCCTGGGCGTCTTCGCGGTACGGCTGCCGCGCCACGTCGACTCCCCCGACCTCGACGAGGAGGAGGGCGGCGAGAGGGCGCGCTGGCGGACGCTGCTCAACGTCGGCCCCGCCGTCACCGAGGCCATGCGGGCCAACGCCGCGATTCGCTTCTTCTCCGGCTTCCTGCTGTTCTACCTGCTCTTCCTCGTGCAGGACGAGCACCTCAAGGACCTGCCCGCGACCACCACCATCGCGCTCCTCGCCGCCGCGGCGGGCCTCGGCGGCCTGGCGGGCGCGGCGGTGGCCAACTGGGCGCGCAACCACTCGCCCCAGCTCATCGTGCTGCTCACGCTGGCGGTGACCACGGTGACGGCGGGTGTCACGGCCTTCCTGTTCGGCCTGTGGGCCGCCGTCGCGGTGGCGCTGGTGGCCGCCTTCGCGCAGGAGCTCGGCAAGCTGGCGCTCGACGCGATCGTGCAGCGCGAGATCGGCGAGGAGGTGCGCTCGTCCACGTTCGGCGTGGTCGAGGCGCTCCTGCAGCTGGCCTGGGTGTTCGGCGGGCTGATCGGCCTGCTGGTGTCGGACTGGTCGGCCGGCCCCGGCGGGCTCACCGGGCTCACGGTCGTGCTGGCCCTCGCCCTCGGCTGGCTGGTGGTGCGCAGGAGGGTGCGGGTCAGGGCGCGTGCGGCCAAGGTGAGCGCCTCGACCGCGGCGAAGGACCCCACCGCCACCACCAAACCGCTGACCAACCCGCACAGCGGGTGA
- a CDS encoding DUF3027 domain-containing protein: MTRTRTRVAAPDQACVAAVDLAREAARELASPGEPGEHLGFEGQGDRIVTHYFACLDRAYRGWRWAVTVTRASRAKNVTVSEAVLLPGPGALLAPEWLPWSERLLPGDLGVGDLLPTAEDDDRLVPGFTGADPEIDHQMIFEYGLGRARVLSAIGRDRAAKRWHSGASGPHTPIAHAAPAQCSTCGFFWPLAGGLRGEFGVCANEYAPDDGKVVAADHGCGAHSEAAVMPPPVEQATPILDDLGYDLIEDEQGSVDESASEELGHS; encoded by the coding sequence ATGACCAGGACCAGGACCCGCGTCGCCGCGCCCGACCAGGCCTGTGTCGCCGCAGTCGACCTCGCGAGGGAGGCCGCGCGGGAGCTCGCCAGCCCCGGAGAGCCGGGAGAGCACCTCGGATTCGAGGGCCAGGGCGACCGGATCGTCACCCATTACTTCGCCTGCCTCGACCGCGCCTACCGCGGCTGGCGCTGGGCCGTCACCGTGACCCGCGCCTCCCGCGCGAAGAACGTCACGGTCAGCGAGGCCGTGCTGCTGCCGGGCCCGGGAGCCCTGCTGGCCCCCGAATGGCTGCCGTGGAGCGAGCGGCTGCTCCCCGGTGACCTGGGCGTCGGCGACCTGCTGCCGACCGCGGAAGACGACGACAGGCTCGTCCCCGGCTTCACCGGCGCCGACCCCGAGATCGACCACCAGATGATTTTCGAGTACGGCCTGGGCAGGGCCAGGGTCCTGTCGGCCATCGGCAGGGACCGCGCCGCCAAGCGCTGGCACTCGGGCGCGTCGGGCCCGCACACGCCGATCGCGCACGCCGCCCCTGCGCAGTGCTCCACCTGTGGCTTCTTCTGGCCGCTCGCGGGCGGCCTGCGCGGAGAGTTCGGCGTGTGCGCCAACGAGTACGCGCCGGACGACGGCAAGGTCGTGGCCGCCGACCACGGCTGCGGCGCCCATTCCGAGGCCGCCGTCATGCCGCCGCCCGTGGAGCAGGCCACGCCGATCCTCGACGACCTCGGCTACGACCTGATCGAGGACGAGCAGGGTTCGGTCGACGAGTCGGCCTCGGAGGAGCTCGGCCACTCCTGA
- a CDS encoding NCS2 family permease: MKATTPSRLDRYFAITARGSTVSREVRGGLATFFTMAYIVVLNPLIIARATDADGQFIGDGLVANVPLVASGTAFVAGMLSILMGVVGRVPFAMAAGLGLNAFVTFGIASQMTWEAAMGLVFLEGVIIGILVLTGFRVAVFNAIPVQLKTAISVGIGLFIALIGFVDAGFVRRVAAGPPLEMGISGALTSWPLLVFILGLLATAVLVARKVKGAILIGIVGTTLLAMIVEALTKTGAATAKNPAGWQLVTPSWPEQIFGFHNPLTLFTEFDPFGAFSQVSVILAVLLIFTLLVTDFFDTMGTIVGVGRQADLLDEEGQLPRTKEILLVDSIGAAAGGAGSVSSNTTYIESAAGVAEGARTGLASVVTGVLFLLAIFVAPLVAVVPYEAAAPALVVVGFMMMTTVREIDWNDFDIAIPAFLTIVLMPFTYSISNGIGAGFVSYVLIQVVKGRSRNVHPLMWVVAGLFVVYFALGPIKTLL; the protein is encoded by the coding sequence ATGAAAGCCACTACTCCATCCAGACTTGACCGGTACTTCGCCATCACCGCGCGGGGCTCGACCGTCTCCCGCGAGGTGCGCGGCGGCCTGGCCACCTTCTTCACGATGGCCTACATCGTCGTCCTCAACCCCCTCATCATCGCGAGGGCCACGGACGCCGACGGCCAGTTCATCGGGGACGGTCTGGTCGCCAACGTACCGCTGGTCGCCTCCGGCACCGCGTTCGTCGCGGGCATGCTCTCCATCCTCATGGGCGTCGTCGGCAGGGTGCCGTTCGCGATGGCGGCGGGCCTCGGCCTGAACGCCTTCGTCACGTTCGGCATCGCCTCCCAGATGACGTGGGAGGCGGCGATGGGCCTGGTCTTCCTCGAGGGCGTCATCATCGGCATCCTCGTGCTGACCGGATTCAGGGTGGCCGTCTTCAACGCCATCCCTGTCCAGTTGAAGACCGCGATCAGCGTCGGCATCGGCCTGTTCATCGCCTTGATCGGCTTCGTGGACGCGGGCTTCGTGCGCCGCGTCGCCGCCGGGCCGCCGCTGGAGATGGGCATCTCGGGCGCGCTGACTTCGTGGCCGCTGCTGGTCTTCATCCTCGGCCTGCTGGCCACCGCCGTCCTGGTGGCCCGCAAGGTCAAGGGCGCGATCCTCATCGGCATCGTCGGCACCACCCTCCTCGCGATGATCGTCGAGGCGCTGACGAAGACGGGTGCGGCCACTGCGAAGAACCCCGCCGGCTGGCAGCTGGTCACGCCGTCCTGGCCCGAGCAGATCTTCGGTTTCCACAACCCGCTGACGCTGTTCACCGAGTTCGACCCGTTCGGCGCCTTCAGCCAGGTGTCGGTGATCCTGGCCGTGCTGCTGATCTTCACCCTGCTGGTCACGGACTTCTTCGACACGATGGGCACGATCGTGGGCGTCGGCCGCCAGGCCGACCTCCTCGACGAGGAGGGCCAGCTCCCGCGCACCAAGGAGATCCTGCTCGTGGACTCCATCGGCGCGGCGGCGGGCGGCGCGGGTTCGGTGTCGTCCAACACCACCTACATCGAGTCGGCCGCGGGTGTGGCCGAGGGCGCCCGCACCGGTCTGGCCAGCGTGGTCACCGGCGTGCTGTTCCTGCTGGCGATCTTCGTGGCGCCGCTGGTCGCCGTCGTGCCGTACGAGGCGGCGGCGCCCGCCCTCGTCGTGGTCGGCTTCATGATGATGACGACGGTCCGCGAGATCGACTGGAACGACTTCGACATCGCCATCCCCGCGTTCCTGACGATCGTGCTCATGCCGTTCACCTACTCCATCTCGAACGGCATCGGCGCGGGTTTCGTCAGCTACGTGCTGATCCAGGTCGTCAAGGGCAGGAGCAGGAACGTCCATCCGCTGATGTGGGTGGTCGCCGGGCTGTTCGTCGTCTACTTCGCGCTCGGGCCGATCAAGACGCTTCTGTAG
- a CDS encoding MarR family winged helix-turn-helix transcriptional regulator codes for MDLRSDAGLASALRVSLARLTRRLRRQAAAHTLTPTQFATLAAVERHSGITPGELAELEKVQPPSMTRVIAALEERGLVARSPHPTDRRQVTVVVTDTAKALLKEERRLKEAWLTHRLKELTPEERAVLRQAAPILEKLSKI; via the coding sequence ATGGATCTGCGCAGCGACGCAGGCCTGGCATCAGCCCTGCGCGTGTCGCTGGCGCGGCTGACCAGACGACTCCGACGACAGGCGGCGGCACACACCCTGACGCCCACCCAGTTCGCGACGCTCGCCGCCGTGGAACGGCATTCAGGGATAACCCCCGGCGAATTGGCCGAGCTCGAGAAGGTGCAACCGCCCTCGATGACTCGGGTGATCGCCGCGCTCGAGGAGCGCGGGTTGGTCGCGCGCTCACCGCACCCGACCGACAGGCGCCAGGTGACCGTGGTGGTGACCGACACCGCCAAGGCGCTCCTGAAGGAGGAGCGCCGGTTGAAGGAAGCCTGGTTGACGCATCGGCTGAAGGAGCTGACACCCGAGGAGCGGGCAGTGCTCCGGCAGGCGGCGCCGATTCTGGAGAAGCTCAGCAAGATATAG
- a CDS encoding sacsin N-terminal ATP-binding-like domain-containing protein, which translates to MRAAVLTAWKASPARFREDANAEEDFALGGYRDRLIVELAQNAADAALRAGVPGLLRLELRDGVLTAANTGAPLDAAGVEGLSTLRVSAKRGHVGAAGRFGVGFAAVVSVCDAPSIGSRSTGAVRWSREETTALVAAEPALAGELDTREGHVPLLRLPFPDSVEVPDGFETLVRLPLRPSALEAVRRMLAETSPALLLGMPALTAIEIVVDGVTRRVEPSGWHVVSMSGEFSADEVAAYFADRPTEERSRPYWSVRWAVPEQEGPLPVPQVVHAPTPSDEPLDLPALLIASFPMATDRRHVARGPLTDFLISRVAEAYVRLLEELPRTPRLLDLVPALMGKGELDARIRRAILRLLPDVPLLPALSAPPPVVQSPSFADAALYDPDAAWQVEHPVREPSGDGWVVSGREASVVNGSGELLAVLASIVPGLLPAGWPARHPAMASLGVRRVELAEVVDQLSGEAIEGRDPAWWRSLYDVLPADDPEALGALPVPLADGRLVRGPRGTLVLTTPLDLAPLGLRIVHPDAAHPLLLRLGAFEATPRAVLDDPLTKNAVAQSLDSDDPDAVARAVLSLVDAAGLTAGEEPWLSELALRGADGSLYPAGELLLPGGALAGLLVDDSGFGVADSSYDPRVLTAVGVLDGFAVVNDADVLLDLDSCDHDLDEEDAWLESLPAFELPPVAPEFTAIRDLELVADWPAALALITRPPLRSALLPLRVDGQEVPSYTAWWLSTHPVLDGRRPLELRLPGADPLLTGLYDEAPEGLDHAALAMLGVRTTLTDLLASHGGPEELLELLADPSLTVDRAQLRALWMALAAVDPSRVAPPTSVRAVLGGEIVVASADDAVVVEAPDLLQLVTDRPLILAPFDLAEALSELLDLPLTGELVPGAVTSTGVERPVPQEVRSLLPTAPTRYVEHEKLLVDGVPCAWRYFDGMVHCDGVDGLARGLAWATGQWNDRLAVAALLRNPGDVPLLLAEADLS; encoded by the coding sequence ATGCGCGCCGCCGTCCTCACGGCTTGGAAGGCCTCGCCAGCGCGCTTTCGTGAGGACGCCAACGCCGAGGAGGACTTCGCCCTCGGCGGCTACCGCGACCGCCTGATCGTCGAGCTGGCGCAGAACGCCGCCGACGCCGCCCTGCGCGCGGGCGTGCCCGGCCTGCTGCGCCTGGAGCTGCGCGACGGCGTGCTGACGGCGGCCAACACCGGCGCGCCGCTCGACGCGGCCGGGGTCGAGGGCCTGTCCACGCTGCGGGTGTCGGCCAAGCGCGGCCACGTGGGCGCGGCCGGCCGCTTCGGCGTGGGCTTCGCGGCGGTGGTCTCGGTGTGCGACGCCCCCTCGATCGGATCGCGCTCCACGGGGGCGGTCCGCTGGTCACGTGAGGAGACGACGGCGCTGGTGGCCGCCGAGCCCGCCCTCGCGGGCGAGCTCGACACCCGCGAGGGGCACGTGCCGCTGCTGCGGCTGCCGTTCCCCGACTCCGTCGAGGTCCCCGACGGTTTCGAGACCCTCGTACGGCTCCCGCTGCGTCCCTCGGCCCTCGAGGCCGTGCGGCGGATGCTCGCGGAGACCTCCCCCGCGCTGCTGCTCGGCATGCCCGCGCTGACCGCCATCGAGATCGTGGTCGACGGGGTCACCCGCAGGGTCGAGCCGTCCGGGTGGCACGTGGTCTCCATGTCGGGGGAGTTCTCGGCCGACGAGGTCGCCGCGTACTTCGCCGACCGGCCGACCGAGGAGCGATCCAGGCCCTACTGGTCGGTGCGCTGGGCGGTGCCCGAGCAGGAGGGGCCGTTGCCCGTGCCGCAGGTGGTGCACGCGCCCACCCCCTCCGACGAGCCGCTCGACCTGCCCGCGCTGCTCATCGCCTCGTTCCCGATGGCCACCGACCGGCGGCACGTCGCGCGGGGCCCACTGACCGACTTCCTGATCTCGCGCGTGGCCGAGGCCTACGTGCGGCTGCTGGAGGAGCTGCCGCGCACGCCCAGGCTGCTCGACCTGGTGCCCGCGCTGATGGGCAAGGGCGAGCTCGACGCCCGCATCCGGCGCGCCATCCTGCGCCTGCTGCCCGACGTCCCGCTGCTGCCCGCGTTGTCGGCGCCGCCGCCCGTGGTGCAGTCGCCCTCGTTCGCGGATGCGGCGCTCTACGACCCCGACGCCGCCTGGCAGGTCGAACATCCCGTGCGCGAGCCCTCGGGCGACGGCTGGGTGGTCTCCGGCAGGGAGGCGTCGGTCGTCAACGGCTCGGGAGAGCTGCTGGCGGTGCTCGCCTCGATCGTCCCCGGTCTGCTGCCCGCCGGCTGGCCGGCCAGGCACCCCGCCATGGCCTCGCTGGGCGTGCGCAGGGTGGAGCTGGCCGAGGTGGTCGACCAGCTGTCGGGCGAGGCCATCGAGGGCCGCGACCCCGCCTGGTGGCGCTCGCTCTACGACGTGCTGCCCGCCGACGACCCCGAGGCGCTGGGGGCGCTGCCCGTGCCGCTGGCCGACGGCCGCCTGGTGCGCGGGCCGCGCGGCACCCTGGTGCTGACCACGCCGCTCGATCTGGCTCCGCTCGGGCTGCGCATCGTCCATCCCGACGCGGCGCACCCGCTGCTCCTGCGCCTCGGCGCCTTCGAGGCCACGCCGCGCGCCGTCCTCGACGACCCCCTCACCAAGAACGCCGTGGCGCAGTCGCTCGACAGCGACGATCCCGACGCGGTGGCGAGGGCCGTGCTCTCCCTGGTCGACGCGGCGGGGCTGACGGCAGGCGAGGAGCCGTGGCTGTCGGAGCTGGCGCTGCGCGGCGCCGACGGCTCGCTCTACCCAGCCGGTGAGCTGCTGCTGCCCGGCGGCGCGCTGGCCGGGTTGCTCGTCGACGACTCGGGCTTCGGCGTGGCCGACTCCTCCTACGACCCCCGGGTGCTGACGGCGGTCGGCGTGCTCGACGGGTTCGCCGTGGTCAACGACGCCGACGTGCTGCTCGACCTCGACTCCTGCGACCACGACCTCGATGAGGAGGACGCGTGGCTCGAGTCGCTGCCCGCCTTCGAGCTGCCTCCCGTCGCGCCCGAGTTCACCGCCATCCGTGACCTGGAGCTGGTGGCCGACTGGCCCGCCGCGCTCGCTCTGATCACCAGGCCGCCGCTGAGGAGCGCGCTGCTGCCGCTGCGCGTCGACGGTCAGGAGGTGCCCTCCTACACCGCGTGGTGGCTGTCCACCCACCCGGTCCTCGACGGGCGGCGTCCGCTGGAGCTGCGCCTGCCCGGCGCCGACCCGCTGCTGACCGGCCTGTACGACGAGGCGCCCGAGGGGCTCGACCACGCGGCGCTGGCCATGCTGGGCGTCCGCACCACGCTGACCGACCTGCTGGCCTCCCACGGGGGCCCTGAGGAGCTCCTGGAGCTACTGGCGGACCCGTCGCTGACCGTCGACCGCGCGCAGTTGCGCGCGCTGTGGATGGCGCTGGCCGCCGTCGACCCGTCGCGGGTGGCGCCGCCCACCTCGGTGCGGGCGGTGCTCGGCGGCGAGATCGTGGTCGCCTCGGCCGACGACGCGGTCGTGGTCGAGGCGCCCGACCTGCTGCAGCTGGTGACCGACAGGCCGCTGATCCTGGCCCCCTTCGACCTGGCCGAGGCCCTGTCGGAGCTGCTCGATCTGCCGCTCACGGGAGAGCTGGTCCCGGGCGCGGTGACCTCCACGGGGGTCGAGCGTCCGGTGCCGCAGGAGGTCAGATCGCTGCTGCCCACGGCGCCCACGCGCTACGTGGAGCACGAGAAGCTACTGGTCGATGGGGTGCCGTGCGCCTGGCGCTACTTCGACGGCATGGTCCACTGCGACGGCGTCGACGGCCTGGCGCGCGGCCTGGCGTGGGCGACGGGTCAGTGGAACGACCGCCTCGCCGTCGCGGCCCTCCTGCGCAACCCGGGAGACGTTCCGCTGCTGCTGGCCGAGGCCGATCTGTCCTAG
- a CDS encoding MFS transporter produces MFRSLRVHNYRLFAAGGIVSNLGTWMQRTAQDWLVLDLTHGSAAALGTTTALQFLPQLLFGLFGGVLADRYPKRPVLIIAQSLMAMLAVTMGVLTVTGSAEVWHVYTMAFALGVISCVEVPTRQAFVVEMVGREDLPNAIALNASIFNLARVVGPALAGVLMYAIGTGPIFLLNALTFGGVISSLLLMRRSELTPAELVPRAKGQLREGLRYVVERSELLLPILVIAFMAMFTQSFSMSIALMAREVFGQGASSFGVASSAFAVGALGGALLAARRARPSRKLLIAGAIGFGLFQVVVGLAPFYPVYLLLLAPTGIALITVNTAANSLVQMSTSPEMRGRVMGIYVLVFTGGAPIGAPLIGWISDLGGPRVGVMIGGLLTLVGTGLAILLTRMIGARRTRRLAVATA; encoded by the coding sequence ATGTTCCGGTCTCTCAGGGTTCACAACTACCGGCTGTTCGCGGCCGGCGGCATCGTCTCCAACCTCGGCACCTGGATGCAGCGCACCGCCCAGGACTGGCTGGTGCTCGACCTCACCCACGGCAGCGCGGCGGCCCTCGGAACCACGACCGCGCTGCAGTTCCTCCCGCAGTTGCTGTTCGGCCTGTTCGGCGGCGTGCTCGCCGACCGCTACCCGAAGCGCCCCGTGCTCATCATCGCGCAGTCGCTCATGGCGATGCTGGCGGTGACCATGGGCGTCCTCACCGTCACCGGCTCGGCCGAGGTGTGGCACGTCTACACGATGGCCTTCGCGCTCGGCGTCATCTCCTGTGTGGAGGTGCCGACCCGGCAGGCGTTCGTGGTCGAGATGGTCGGCAGGGAGGATCTGCCCAACGCCATCGCGCTCAACGCCTCGATCTTCAACCTGGCCCGCGTGGTCGGCCCCGCGCTCGCCGGTGTGCTCATGTACGCCATCGGCACCGGACCGATCTTCCTGCTCAACGCGCTGACCTTCGGCGGCGTCATCTCCAGCCTGCTCCTCATGCGCAGGTCCGAGCTGACCCCCGCCGAGCTCGTCCCCAGGGCGAAGGGCCAGCTGCGCGAGGGGCTGCGCTACGTCGTCGAACGCTCGGAGCTCCTGCTGCCGATCCTGGTGATCGCGTTCATGGCGATGTTCACGCAGTCGTTCTCGATGTCGATCGCGCTCATGGCCCGCGAGGTCTTCGGTCAGGGCGCCTCGTCGTTCGGTGTGGCCTCCAGCGCCTTCGCCGTCGGCGCGCTCGGCGGCGCCCTGCTGGCCGCCCGCCGCGCCAGGCCGAGCCGCAAGCTGCTCATCGCCGGCGCCATCGGGTTCGGGCTGTTCCAGGTGGTGGTGGGCCTCGCCCCCTTCTACCCGGTCTACCTCCTGCTGCTCGCCCCCACCGGCATCGCGTTGATCACGGTCAACACGGCCGCCAACTCGCTGGTCCAGATGTCCACCTCGCCCGAGATGCGGGGCCGGGTCATGGGCATCTACGTGCTGGTCTTCACCGGCGGCGCCCCGATCGGCGCGCCGCTGATCGGCTGGATCTCCGACCTGGGCGGTCCGCGCGTGGGCGTCATGATCGGCGGGCTGCTCACGCTCGTGGGCACCGGCCTGGCCATCCTGCTCACCCGCATGATCGGCGCCCGCCGCACCCGCCGCCTGGCCGTCGCCACCGCCTGA
- a CDS encoding TetR/AcrR family transcriptional regulator has product MTRSTRERIVDEALRLFAERGYSATSVAEIEAAAGLSPGAGGLYRHFKSKYEVLAAAMHEHAARTRIQVADSLAELSSMEASADLEERLSLVCRAGLAKVREESELTRVFFRDLSQFPELVAVVREGLLQPMFDAITGWFRAQPEYAEVDLDWTGIGAVLGGAVVHYRLFQETVGETPGHAEKDQFVAAWVRLAVGLLPAPAPVS; this is encoded by the coding sequence ATGACCAGATCCACGCGCGAGCGGATCGTCGACGAGGCCCTGAGACTGTTCGCGGAGCGGGGCTACTCCGCCACCTCGGTGGCCGAGATCGAGGCCGCCGCCGGGCTCTCCCCTGGTGCGGGAGGCCTCTACCGGCACTTCAAGTCGAAGTACGAGGTGCTCGCCGCCGCGATGCACGAGCACGCCGCGCGCACCCGCATCCAGGTGGCCGACAGCCTGGCCGAGCTCAGCAGCATGGAGGCCTCGGCCGACCTCGAGGAGCGCCTGTCCCTGGTGTGCCGCGCCGGCCTCGCGAAGGTGCGCGAGGAGAGCGAGCTGACCAGGGTGTTCTTCCGCGACCTCAGCCAGTTCCCCGAACTGGTCGCGGTCGTGCGCGAGGGCCTGCTGCAGCCGATGTTCGACGCGATCACCGGCTGGTTCCGCGCCCAGCCCGAGTACGCCGAGGTCGACCTCGACTGGACCGGAATCGGCGCGGTCCTCGGCGGCGCGGTCGTGCACTACCGGCTGTTCCAGGAGACCGTGGGCGAGACCCCTGGCCATGCCGAGAAGGACCAGTTCGTGGCCGCGTGGGTACGGCTGGCCGTCGGCCTGCTGCCCGCCCCCGCGCCGGTCAGCTGA